From Carcharodon carcharias isolate sCarCar2 chromosome 21, sCarCar2.pri, whole genome shotgun sequence:
aaacagaactgccccggtagaccgatcgtctcagcttgctcctgccccacagaactcatttctcgttatcttgactcccttctctctccccttgtccagtcccttcccacctatatccgtgattcttctgacaccttaagtcacatcaacaatttccagttccctggccccaaccgcttcctcttcaccatggacatccaatccctctacacctccgtcccccaccaggatggtctgagggcccttagcttcttcctcgaacagaggcccgaacaatccccatccaccactactctcctccgtctggctgaacttgttctcacgctgaacaatttctccttcaactcctctcacttcctccaaataaaaggtgtggctatgggtacccacatgggtcccagctatgcctgtctctttatggggtatgtggaacattccttgttccagtcctactccagcccccttccacaactctttatcCGGTACatcgattacttcggtgccgcttcatgctctcgtcggcacttggaaaaatttattaattttgcttccgatctccacccctccatcattttcatgtggtccatctctgacacttcccttcccttccttgacctctctgtctcaatctctggtgatagactgtccaccaatatccattacaaacccaccgactcccacagctatctcgactacagctcctcacaccccgcttcctgtaaggactccatcccattctctcagttccttcgcctccgtcgcatctgttccgatgatgcgaccttcaaaaacagttcctctgacatgtcctccttcttccttaaccaggttttccacccacagtcgttgacagggccctcaaccgtgtccggcccatctcccgcgcatccgccctcacgccttctcctccctcccagaaacatgatagggtcccccttgtcctcacatcaccccaccagcctccgcattcaaaggatcatcctctgccatttccgccaactccagcatgatgccaccaccaaacacatcttcccttcacccccactatcgccattccgtagggatcgctccctccgggacaccctggtccactcctccatcaccccctactcctcaaccccctcctatggcaccaccccatgcccacgcaaaagatgcaacacctgccccttcacttcctctctcctcaccgtccaaggacccaaacactcctttcaagtgaagcagcatttcacttgcatttcccccaacttagtctactgcattcgttgctcccaatgtggtctcctctacattggagagaccaaacgtaaactgggcgaccactttgcagaacacctgcggtctgtccgcaagaatgacccaaacctccctgtcgcttgccattttaacactccaccctgctctcttgcccacatgtctgtccttggcttgctgcattgttccagtgaagcccaacgcaaactggaggaacaacatctcatcttccgactaggcactttacagccatccggactgaatattgaattcaacaactttaggtcgtgagctccctcccccatccccaccccctttctgtttccccctttttttttccaataaattatatagattttccttttcccacctgtttccattataaaaaaaattttttaaaaaattatttttttttaacatcttttatgctctccccacccccactagagctatatcttgagtgccctaccatccattcttaattagcacattcgtttagataatatcaccaactttaactttaacacctatgtgttcttttgtactattgttgttgacatcttttgatgatctgcttctatcactgcttgtttgtccctacaaccacacccccactccacctctctctctctccgccccccacacacacatcttaaaccagcttatatttcaactctttcttggactcgaactcaagttctgtcgaagggtcatgaggactcgaaacgtcaactcttttcttctccgccgatgctaccagacctgctgagtttttccaggtaattctgtttttgtttttgttttacattcttAAACCTTTAATTGgttctgtccaacctatcctctaCAAAGTGTCTCAGCAATTTTTTTGAAAAAGCCCTTATATTTAACTAAAACCCTTGACCTATTTTGGTGGTATTAATTGAAGAATAACTGTTGGCCCAGGGCAACAGGAGGACTCCTCCcccttttatgtccatctgaacaAGCAGGCCCTTGGTTTAACTTTTGAAccaaaagatggtacctctgacaatacagcactccttcagtatcacagtgaagtgtcagcctagatcatgTGCTCAGATGGAGTGGACTTTGAATATACAACATTTGACTCCAAGGCCAAGTTACCATATGAGTTATTGAGTACAGGAGTTTAACCCTTGCTAAATGATAGACAGATGTATGTATGACATTTGATTGCAGTTTTTCCAGTGCTAAAAACTGAATTGTGAAATATCTTTCAATTAGAACCATagagcccttctagtctgtgccgaaatattattccgctagtcccattgacctgcaccccgTCCAtaagcctccagacctctcccatccatgtatctatccgatttattcttaaaacttaagagtgagcccgcatttaccatgtcagctggcagctcgttccacactctcaccactctctgagtgaagtgcccgctaatgttccccctaaacctttctcctttcaccctaaagccatgtccccgtgtgtttatctctcctaatctaagtggaaagagcccacTTACCTTTACTCTGTCTtcacccttcataattttgtaaacttctatcaaatctcccctcattcttctaagctcctaGGAAtcaagtcctaacctgtttaatttttccctgtaactcaactccttaagacctggcaacatcctagtaaatcttctccgcactctctcaatcttactgatagccttcctgtagttaggcgaccagaactgcacacaatactccaaagttcacctcaccaatgtcttatacaacctcaccataacatcccaactcttatactcaatactttgatttatgaaagccagtatgccaaaagctttctttacaaccctgtctacctgtgacgccactttcagggaattatgtatctgaactcccagatccctttgttcctccgcactcctcagtgccctaccatttactgtgtatgtcctaccttggtttgtccttccaaaatgcaacacctcacacttctccgcttaagattccatctgccattttctggcccattttcctagttggtccagatccctctgcaagctttgaaagccttccccgctgtccacaacgcctccaatcttagtgtcatcagcaaacttgctgatccaatttacattatcatccaaatcattgatatagacaacaaacagcaatggtcccagcacagatccctgaggcacaccactagtcacagacctccagtctgagaagcaatcatccactaccactctctgtcttctcccacacagccaattttgaatccagtttacaacctctccatggataccaagtgtctgaaccttctgaactaacctcccatgtgggaccttgtcaaaggccttactaaagtccgtgtagacaacatccacagcttttccttcatctactttcttggtaacctcctcgaaaaactctacaagattcgttaaacatgacctaccacgcacaaagccacgctgactatccttaatcagcccttggctgtccaaataattatatatccgatctctcagaacaccttccaataatttacctactactgacatcaggctcactggcctgtaattacctggtttacttttggagccttttttaaacaacggaacaacgggctaccctccaatcctccggcacctcacccgtggctaaggacattttaaatatttctgccagggcccctgcaatttctacactagtctccctcaaggtccgagggaatatcatgtcaggtccgggggatttatctacctttattcgccgtaaggcagcaagcaccccctcctctttaatctctatatgttccatgacactactgcttgtttctcttccttccttatacactatgccagtttcctgagtaaatactgatgcaaaaaaactatttaagatctcccccatctcgtgaggctccacacatcgacgaccactctgatcttcaagggaaCCAAGTGTCcattactatccttttactcttaatatacttgtggtaatccttcgggtttaccttcacattatctgccaaagcaactcATGTCTTCTTTtcgccttcctgatttccttttttagtattttcttacagtTTCTATattctacaagtacctcatttgctcaaTTCAATTCAAAAGATTTAGCGGAGTAGATCATTCCAATTCTCCTTTTCCAATAGAAAAATACGATTGCcaactaatttttaaaattatcaacCCTGTAACTTGACAATAATTGATCAATATAAACTTTGAAAGCACGGGGTGATTTTGCAATGGTTTCATTTATCTTAGGTACTGGAAATAGTAGATAGTAAGTGGGGCTTTATTATAAAGACTAGAATCtcttagttaaaaaaaaaacaaaatctgaAGTTGATTTATAGAAATAGTACCAGCCAAAGTTAGGAACCAGCATTCACTTTTGAGTCAGAAGCCAATTCCTATGACAAGCAGAATTGAGGGGCAAGTGCCATTTTATATGGTGCAGAGGAGACAATGCTTTCTGTACTTACTGTGCAACATATTTTATACAATAGGTCAATTACCTTTCTGTTTCCACGGCGATTAAATAACACTTGGTGATGTCATTACTTAGCATAACAGCAACTTCATGATGCCTGAAACATCACCAACTCTTCAATGTAACTGAACCTCTTGAAATTGAAATTTAACTTTAATACAACTTTGAGACGTAACATGATATTTAAACTGAATACATTAGTAGGATGCTGGATTTATCACTCATGAACTCTGATATCTGCATATTGCATGGGCAGGAGAACTGCACATCACACTTTTTCTCTTATTTATATAGAACATATTTTAGATTGCCTTGTCCATGAGACACACATATTAACTGTGTAAAGGTGAAAAAGGAGATATAGTTCTAAAGCTCTAATCTCTTGTCTAGCATATAAAAAAACTGGCTATTAGTAATTTGTGTTGCAGCTGTCACAATCATATTCAATTTAGAAATGTAGATTTTTAACAATATATTAAAGCAGTTTTGGTTAATAGAATCACAAGCAAACAATCCAGTATACCATATTGGCGTGATAGTTCACATTGTTCTGCATAGAATGGAACAGATACAATATACAAATTTTCTTCAAATTTCCAAATGGTATTAACACTTTTAAGAAACAGTTTTAATGTGCAATACATTCTCCTGCAGTAATAAACTTGCATACAACAGCTCTGTTTACCGTCTCTGGGTATCACAATATTTCCCAACAAAAGCAGCATCTGATGAAGGAGCAAGGAATAGAAGGATTATGTAGATAGAGTTGGAGGAGGCTCATGGGGAAATTAAACATTGACATTGACCAGTTGGgctaaatggcttgtttctgtgctgtaattcctTGCAACTTGCCCAGAGCTGGGGGTTGGCacaaattggatagttctttcaaagaaccagcataggcacaatgggctgaataacctcctATGCTTTGTGATTCTAAACAAGTACAAATTAAAAATTGGTAGGCACCTTTCCTTGATCAGCTTTTATTTTGAAAGAATATTTTGGTCTTGTGATCAGTATTCCACCTAATCTTTAAGTGCACGTACAACATTAATACATGTAGGTATTCGGACTGATGGTGCTAACTGGAACAATTTGATCTTTGtaagtatgtttttttttctaGAGCTAGATACTTGGTGGTAAGGTGTGTGTATGCCTGCaaactgaattttaaaattctataTCTTAATGAAATGTAATGTCACTGAAAATTGGGATAAATCTCATTGTTTTGTTAGTACTGTATAAACCTGTAACTCAAGTGGGATTCACAAACCCTGTTCTTGTAGTTTAATTGTTCAATTCTAAAAACATGGGTTTTTACATAATTTCTCTGACTCAAAATGAACTGTGGATTAGACTAAAAATTCATGAGCAAAATAATCTGATATGCTATGTGCCATTGTATGATCCTGCTGCCATGAGATTGTTGTTTAACACTTGCTATCCAGTCACTGTAAACACAGGTTGGTTGTTCATTTATTATCCAGTGAGACTGTCTCAGAGATTAGATGACATAAATCAACCTTACTGTTGTTTATGCCATCTGAATCCTTGTCTTGTAATTTAAGAACCGGAACCTAGGATCCTGAAAATATATTGGCAGTGGTCAGCAAAATTACACTTCTAGTTGGCACCTTGAAACTTATGTTGAAGGTGTAATTGTTCACAAAGGTTACATTTCCTTTGTACCCACTTTTAAAGTGAAGCAATCCCTTTGATGTCACATTAGTCTAAAACAACTGGTAATCTTAATTTGTAGTGTAGGTGAATTTTAGAAATCATCCACACATTTCAGAAATCTGGTGTAAGATATTCTCCTTTAAATTTTACTTTAgaattaaaaacatttttccgACGCATATGAATTGTAACTTTTTTCACCGTGTGTGCTTCAGTGTCAAGTTGTCTGCCCCACCAGATCTCTTGTTTAAATGTGGacagaggaagggagagggaaatATAGCATTGCAAGCCACAATACCAAAACAGTGTTGCCACTTGTAATGCATAAATCTCTATTTAATCCATCAGAATTCCCAAATCAGCAGAATATGGAAGCCCTGAATCTCCAGAAATGAGAAGCATGGCAGCACCAATACAATGCAGTTTTCACACTACTTCAGTTATGTACAATAATGTTTTTAATATGAAATAAATGTATGGATTTTTTTTGCTTATGCTGCCTGACACACAAGTGTACAGATTTAAACTGTGGCCTTAGCTTAGCATGTTTACAGTCTTTACCAGTAAGTACTTGTTTTATTCTCTGTACTGTATTGAATGCAAAGGTGAAGCCAAAATTGTAGAGATTTTTATCAAAGTATTGTAGTAACCCAATACTTCAGTGACACATGGCTGTTATCAAACAATGTGAACACAATTATATATGCTTCAAATAAAATCACAGTAGTACAGTATTAAAATTGAACTTGTGTGGTTAACAAGTCAGTTGCAGAAATTGTTAATGATTTTAGATAAATGTAAGGGTAGAGTTCAAATCCAAATGTTTGAGGTGGCATGCAGTTGAATTGCTATTTTCACAATCCATATCTGATATGctttaattaaaattaatttagTGTCCAGGTAACGAGAACAATTGAACATTAAAAAAGTATTTTACATACAACTCTTACAACTAGAATTACAAATCATTACATTCAGTATATTAAAGTGAAAATGTGGCCCTCATCAGAGATCTTTCATTGGTTAAGAAAAACAATTGTCCATTCCATTAGCCACTACAGGTGGCTAATTAACTACAAACACTGTGAAGTATACACAACACACACTACAGTACAATAGTAGGAAACTAATTCCATTATTCACTTTGAGGGATTCTCAAATTCAGGTAATGATGCAAATGCCAGGTTTGTACTACACTGGTCATTTAGACCCTGCTGGGACTCCGCTTTGCCTCATCCCAAATTAATGAAATGTTCTTGAAAAGTCTCATGCAGCGCCCTTTCTCATTGACTAGATACTGGtcagtaaattttaaaaatagaaattgattcttttaaaaaaatgagcTGTTAATCTTGATGCTCAGGAGTCAGTGATTTCCAAACTGAGTTTGAATTGCAGCAGCTGGGTTGGCAGTGATTTTTCTGCAGAGGCCCCAATGATGGGCCTCTTTTAAATTTGACCCACTGAGCACAGCTCGAGTTTTACAATACCACCACAAGCAGTGAATCTGTTAACCTGATGTTTAAACTACAAATACATTAGAATTCAGAGCAGAAATGGTTTCTAGAATTACGGCATTTAACAATCTTGATCTTCAGAATTTAACTTGCTTGTCACAAGTGAGCCCCAGTATACTTTGCAAAGTAAAATGAGTGATTTAGAGCGATCATGTTATTACAATTTGAAGATGGTTACGAATGAAAGACGGAAACATGCAATTCACTAGAAACTGGGCTCTACCCGGTTTGCTAGTCGTTATTGTTTACCACTCTCTTCACAAGTCATATTCAAAGTTAAAACATACAGCCGTAGCTCTGTATGGTATCATTAAAAATTCTCCCCACGGTTACTGAAACCTCCGtttcagatatattaaaatgaGCTTGGTATTGAGTCAGGTTGTCCTGCTTTTCCCATTAGTACAGATTATCTTGCAGTTTTTGCTCTTGGCATAATGCACACGTAGTAACACGTTAGACAACACATCCTGGTAGTAGCTGAGCAGGATCCATCCTGGCAAGTACATTAAGGTAATGAGGCCCATGAAATTAAGAGGGTAATGAGAGTAATCCCAGGAGCAGGCGTCGTAGTGCCGGAGCCCCAGTCCCCAAGTGAGCTCCCAAGTGTAGATGAAAAGAACATAAACGGGCAGCCTCTGCCAAGTGTTCCAACCCCATCGGTAGTGAAGGTAAAAATACAGCTTCTCCACCACGAAGCTGCAGCTGCCGTACATGAAGAAGGACCAGAGCGAGGTATGTCCCAGCAGAGTGCGGTCAGACTTTTCCACCAGATTGAACATCGAGGTGAAGAAGATCTCGTCCAGGAAGCCGTGCATGCCGTAGAAGACGAAGCGCAAGGAGTCGGGGAGCCCTTGCGGGGGGGTGAGGCGCTGGGGCAGTGTAGCCCGGCCGCCCGGCTGGCTGCAGTCACACTGGAGCCGGAGGAAGCGTTTGAGGAAGAGCTGCGAGTCGTACAGGGCGAGGAGGTAATGCAGGAGCACGGTGAGCAGGGGGGAGCCCGACTCCGAGACTAAGCCCACCGTCTGCACCAGGGTCTGCAGGCTCACATACACCGAGGGGTAGAGCAGCAGGTGGAAAACCAGGGGGCGGCCTTGGAAGTTCCTCTTCTGCAGGTAGAGCTTCTCCAGggcgaagtgagagagagaatgaacgacGCCGAGGTAGGGCGAGGAGAAGCCCAGCATCTTTAGGTCGCTGGTCTGGACAAAGCGTTGGATCGAGGACAGGAGGACGTCCAAGGTGATGCCGTGCATCCCGTAGAAATACAAGCGCATCCAAGTGGGCAGAGAGGGGCTGAGGTGGCCGCAGCTTTCAGCACCGGACAGATCCTTGAGCCGGGTCGAGCAGGAGGCTGAAGGCAGGCGGCTCCTCTTGCTGCTCTGAGCGGGGCGATCTGTGGAGAGGAGCCTCTGAGCGTCGCGTCGTTTGCTGTTCATGATCTTGGCTGGTGTGGAAATCCTCTCTCACTAGCCTCCAGCAAACCCCCCAAGATTAAGGCCTGCTGTTTGCAACGCAATACACATAAAAAAATAACATGCATAAATAACCAGAAACTAGCtcatgtttttttctctctctctcggtctgcctATCCTTTGCACAGGTTAGGTCCAGCTCTAGTTACCTgacagcggcagcagcaacaacaatctCGCCGTCTGCAGCACACCCAGCAAATGTAGACGTAAACGTCCCCACTCAGCAACCCAACACGTTCCTCAGACGCAGCcagcctccctcctccccctacatatccctcacccctccccaggAAGATCTACAATACAACCTACAATATTGTCCCCCAGTTGTATAGCATTTTTTTAAATCCTAGCCCCATTTCGAACGTGCAACTTATTCCACGAAACGAAACCCCTGCCCCGCTTTTATTCCAGAAATTCCATCCCTTCGTTACAGCAACAGCACAAGTTTTGTttagatgtaaaaaaaaacccacgaGAGGGAATATCACATGCCAGGATGCAGATTGTGTGCAGGTATCCAACTGGGGAAAAAATCCCAAGGATCGTAGGGAAAattacccccaccacctccctccccctcccgggGAATATATCAGTTTAAATTCACCTTGCAAGCATTCGTGCATTTTTTCTGTCCCTGAGATTTTCGATTCCGGGAGCACCAGCTGTAAACAAAATCACAAAGCGCTTGTTTTCCTCAAGCAAGTCATCGGGTAAGAAAGCGGTTTAAATCAATATCTATTTATATTCTGAAGGTGGAAATACGTAGGCGAGAAATTATCACTGCTGACATGAACCACTGAATGGTCTAATGTTCATCTGCTCAGCGTGCGGAAGTTTTAGCTGTTTTAAAATGGTCGTCACCTTTGTTAAAATAGTATGATACGAATATAGTAAACGtttctgttgtagggtggccgagttacACTATTAGTAATAGATTTGAattgcagacacttcttaagtggaaacattaagtttatttacaatatactcagttaTAACCACacctgtgctttcaactccaattctatcCCCACcctgtctgctgaggtagcccaagcTATTCTCTTATTGGttattacagatcatgtgatcttccttaacaagtattattcttaaaggtatattacaccctaaataaaaccataattattacacccctccccctttatcttggctatacatattatatttacaagtacatagttttcaagacaacataatatttacactgggtaaggagtttacaagttcagtctttcaggtggtttcctggtacatgtggaatgtcgcagctccacaacttcagattctttgtcaggaacttcCTTTTCCGAAGTTGCCTGAACGTCAGGTGCttgggtgggcacttgcagttctgtatcctcaactcttacaggaacatcagacatgtcagtcctgggtcgagtatcctcaacaggaaatgcagacccggtcatggtcactggtggaaccatatcttgatgatttgtccCTCTCTTCCCTAAATGGCCCACGTGCTTATGGATGATCAGGCCTTTCAACTctacatggtaagatagaggttcaGTCATtgtacttatttcacccggtaatcaCTTTGATCCATCTCAGgagtttttcacatataccggctctcccacggtaaatttcctctcatgacaatgccagtcatgtcttgttttctggcttccctgactcctttccaccttcccctccaaattgttGTTTTGCATGCATTATATATCTATTAAGCTCAATCTAGTCCTGATAatgtgtttcaacaataactccgcaggtgtgacacctgttgttgtatgagggtagtcctgtaatggaaaagaaagcacgCTAGCTTGGTtgtcaaggaatcaccagttaactTTTTCATGGCTGCCTTAAATGTTTGAACCGCCCGTTCAGCcattccatttgaggaagggtggtacagtgctGTTTTCATATGAGTAAtgccgttgaggctgataaaccattggagctcagcactcataaatgccgtgccattatcagaaatgactacttctggtagtccatgaatggcaaaactctgatatggtttctcaattgtagcggccaatgttggtgacttcaccccAGATACATCCAAGCATTTTGAATGTGAGCATCGACAATGATCAGGAAcactgttcccaggaaaggtccaacgtagtcaatgtgtaaccacacccagggtctacctggccactcccatgggtgtaatggagctgtcactggcaacttttgcagttgctgacattgcccaCAATGCTTTACCATAGCCTCTGTTTCGCCATCCTTCTCTGGCCACCAGAGATAGCTGCATGCCATAGTCtttatttgggaaattcctggatgggaacTATGTAGTTCAACTAAAAGAGGCTCCCTTCCCTTGGGAGGAACCATCACTAATGCACCCCACAACAAGGTGCCaccctgactggttatttcatgtcttctgttgaagtacaatttcatttaatcagatatgggctcctgtgaccagcCATGTATCACTTGTTCTCATATTTGAGACAGGACTGgctcctgacttgtccagtctctgatctgtcgagcacataccgacGAATCTTAAGAAATTTAATAATAAAActggttcctgtggaactgggatgtgctcatcattttcttgtaaaggcaaatgactaagtaggtcggcatttgcgatttgattgccaggcctatgtacgaaagtgtatttgtatgctgtcAGAAATaaggccctattagtatttctgtatcttctttctagtgCCTTCTTCTtcctagcacagactttaatctcggccttctttttga
This genomic window contains:
- the LOC121292905 gene encoding transmembrane protein 229A, whose amino-acid sequence is MNSKRRDAQRLLSTDRPAQSSKRSRLPSASCSTRLKDLSGAESCGHLSPSLPTWMRLYFYGMHGITLDVLLSSIQRFVQTSDLKMLGFSSPYLGVVHSLSHFALEKLYLQKRNFQGRPLVFHLLLYPSVYVSLQTLVQTVGLVSESGSPLLTVLLHYLLALYDSQLFLKRFLRLQCDCSQPGGRATLPQRLTPPQGLPDSLRFVFYGMHGFLDEIFFTSMFNLVEKSDRTLLGHTSLWSFFMYGSCSFVVEKLYFYLHYRWGWNTWQRLPVYVLFIYTWELTWGLGLRHYDACSWDYSHYPLNFMGLITLMYLPGWILLSYYQDVLSNVLLRVHYAKSKNCKIICTNGKSRTT